The following is a genomic window from Solirubrobacterales bacterium.
CGCCGGCAACGATTGCCTCGGGCCCTCGCTCGGCGCCGCGACCGTCGAGGGCGACCGTCGGCACCGAGTTACTCCTCGGCCTCCGTGGTCTGAGTGGGGGCCGCCTCGGCGATCTCGTGTTCGATCACCTCGCGTCCAGCGTACGTCCCGCATACCGGGCAGACTCGATGCGGCAGGCGGGGGCTATGGCAGCGAGGGCACTCGTTCAGCCGCGGCGCGCTGACCGAGTGGGTCGCGCGGCGCTTGTCCCGGCGCGTACGGGAGGTCCGTTTCTTCGGGACGGCCATGCGAAGCGGGGATGGTAGCGGCCGCCCGGCTCGTCGTAGGCTAGCCTCCCCTACGCCCCTCAAAGGGCGCAGAAGGCACAGCCCAGCCGACCAACCGGAAGGAGCAGCGATGGCCTCGACCCTCCTCGACCTCACGCAGCAAGGAGACGTTGCCACGATCTCGGACGAGTCGAAGCTCGACAAGATCAAGCTGCTCACCCCCCAGCAGCTCTACGAGCTCTGGGAGCGCCAGCAGTGGCTCTCGCAGCAGATCGACTTCGCCCAGGACAAGGACGACTGGGCCGGGCTCACCGACGAGGAGCGGGAGTGGTTCGTCTGGGGAATGTCGGCGTTCTTCCTCGGGGAGGAGCGGGTGACGACCCAGTTCTCTGGGCTCGTGATGGCCTACGAGGACGAGCAGGAGGAGGCTTTTCTGACCACCCAGCAGGTCGACGAGGCGCGGCACATGCAGTTCTTCGACCGCTTCTACCGCGAGGTCGTGGGCATGGCCGATGTCGGCATCAGGGAACGTCTGGCGACGGTGCGTGAGAACGTCAACGACGACTTCGTGCAGCTGTTCGACGGGGCTTTGGTCGACGCGGAGAGGCGATTGATCGCGGACCCGGCCAACGTCGAGGCAAAGGTCGACTTCATCACCGCCTACCACATGGTGATCGAGGGCACGCTGGCGCTCACCGGCCAGTGGACGATCACCGACTACTGGGAGAAGACCGGCAAGATGCAGGGCTTTCTGGAGGGCTTCAAGAACGTCGCCCGCGACGAGCATCGCCACGTGGCCTATGGCACCTGGTACCTGAAGCGGGCCTGCGCGGGGAACGAGGCGCTCGCAAACCGCGTGCGCGCCACGCTCTCCGAGCTCCTTCCGATCGCTAGCGGGGTGCTGGTGCCGCCCGGGCAGGACCCGAACGACTGGGAGCTCCTTGGCTACACCTCAGAGCAGGTGAATCAGTTCGCCTACACCGCCCTGGCCCGGCGCCTCAAGGTGATCGGGGTGTCGCTGGTCGCGCCGGAACCCGCGCCCGCCTAGGTATCAATCGGCGACTCCTCGCTCGACACCATCCCCATAACTCCGCTGGGATGCTCCGCTGCGCGTCCGCTCCCGGCGGGCTAGGGCGCCAGCCTGACCCGGCAGGCCCAACCGCATCTAGCGACTTCGTCGCTAGCCCGAACCGAGCTGGCGGAGTTTTTCCCAGCGGGGGTCGGGGGCCGGATCGTGG
Proteins encoded in this region:
- the rpmF gene encoding 50S ribosomal protein L32, producing the protein MAVPKKRTSRTRRDKRRATHSVSAPRLNECPRCHSPRLPHRVCPVCGTYAGREVIEHEIAEAAPTQTTEAEE
- a CDS encoding ribonucleotide-diphosphate reductase subunit beta; amino-acid sequence: MASTLLDLTQQGDVATISDESKLDKIKLLTPQQLYELWERQQWLSQQIDFAQDKDDWAGLTDEEREWFVWGMSAFFLGEERVTTQFSGLVMAYEDEQEEAFLTTQQVDEARHMQFFDRFYREVVGMADVGIRERLATVRENVNDDFVQLFDGALVDAERRLIADPANVEAKVDFITAYHMVIEGTLALTGQWTITDYWEKTGKMQGFLEGFKNVARDEHRHVAYGTWYLKRACAGNEALANRVRATLSELLPIASGVLVPPGQDPNDWELLGYTSEQVNQFAYTALARRLKVIGVSLVAPEPAPA